A genomic stretch from Amycolatopsis sp. 195334CR includes:
- a CDS encoding DUF1501 domain-containing protein: MNTVTRRRFLTLTGVTAAGALAVGATRVDWDALMTAAAENPLDPGAGVLVVVTLYGGNDGLNTVVPAADRAYQDARPDLAYEPGEVLDLGEGLGLNPGMKGLKGLWDNRKLAIVRGVGYPEPDHSHFRSMAIWQTASPDTSVPSGWLGRWLDASGADPLRAVSVEPVLPPLLAGESTAAASMPVGGLALPKGALGEAFAALGNPVPGEDPWRARATKSIGDLHNAVKVLGGAAHDESDKDDEDEKRNKGASAGGSSGLAAQLDLVAGLVEAGVPTRAYSVSLGGFDTHSDERGTQERLLTELDTALTPFVQRLQGSDRGKQVTVLVYSEFGRRVRANASDGTDHGTAGPMFLLGENVQGGFHGEQPSLTDLDNDDLKTTTDFRDVYATVLGDVLGTDPERVLPGHTTRLDHLIRAAG, translated from the coding sequence ATGAACACCGTGACCCGGCGCCGTTTTCTCACCCTGACCGGGGTGACCGCGGCCGGTGCGCTCGCCGTCGGCGCGACCAGGGTGGACTGGGACGCCCTGATGACCGCCGCCGCGGAGAACCCGCTCGACCCCGGCGCCGGCGTGCTGGTGGTGGTGACCCTCTACGGCGGCAACGACGGGCTGAACACCGTGGTGCCGGCGGCCGACCGCGCCTACCAGGACGCGCGCCCCGACCTGGCCTACGAACCCGGCGAGGTGCTCGACCTCGGCGAGGGGCTCGGGCTCAACCCGGGCATGAAGGGCCTGAAAGGCTTGTGGGACAACCGGAAGCTGGCGATCGTGCGCGGCGTCGGTTATCCGGAACCGGACCACAGCCACTTCCGGTCGATGGCGATCTGGCAGACCGCCTCGCCGGACACCTCCGTGCCCAGCGGCTGGCTCGGGCGCTGGCTGGACGCCTCCGGCGCGGACCCGCTGCGCGCGGTGTCGGTCGAGCCGGTGCTGCCGCCGTTGCTGGCGGGGGAAAGCACCGCGGCGGCATCGATGCCGGTCGGCGGGCTGGCCCTGCCCAAGGGCGCGCTGGGCGAGGCGTTCGCCGCGCTCGGAAACCCGGTTCCCGGCGAGGATCCCTGGCGTGCCAGGGCGACCAAGTCGATCGGCGACCTGCACAACGCGGTCAAGGTGCTCGGCGGTGCCGCACACGACGAGTCCGATAAGGACGATGAAGACGAGAAGCGGAACAAGGGTGCTTCGGCGGGCGGCAGTTCCGGGCTGGCCGCCCAGCTGGACCTGGTCGCCGGGCTGGTCGAGGCCGGGGTGCCGACGCGCGCGTATTCGGTGTCACTGGGCGGTTTCGACACCCACTCCGACGAGCGCGGCACGCAGGAGCGGCTGCTCACCGAACTGGACACCGCGCTCACCCCGTTCGTCCAGCGGTTGCAGGGCAGCGATCGCGGCAAGCAGGTCACCGTGCTGGTGTACTCGGAATTCGGGCGGCGCGTGCGCGCGAACGCCAGCGACGGCACCGATCACGGCACCGCCGGCCCGATGTTCCTGCTCGGCGAGAACGTGCAGGGCGGCTTCCACGGCGAACAGCCGAGCCTGACCGACCTCGACAACGACGATCTCAAGACCACCACCGACTTCCGCGACGTCTACGCCACCGTGCTCGGTGACGTGCTCGGCACTGACCCGGAGCGGGTCCTGCCCGGCCACACCACCCGGTTGGACCACCTCATTCGCGCGGCAGGGTGA
- a CDS encoding (2Fe-2S)-binding protein, with product MPEHTFRVNGEQVTVDVDDQVRLLWVLRDLLGITGPKYGCGINVCKACTSHLNGEAVNPCAIPVGELRPTDEVTTIEGLAGEELHPMQQAWLDHDVAQCGYCQPGQIMAAVVLARRAAAEGRVLTDADLDGLRNICRCGTYPRIRDAIRAGAARM from the coding sequence ATGCCTGAACACACCTTCCGCGTCAACGGCGAGCAGGTGACGGTGGACGTCGACGACCAGGTGCGCCTGCTGTGGGTGCTGCGCGACCTGCTCGGCATCACCGGCCCGAAGTACGGGTGCGGCATCAACGTGTGCAAGGCGTGCACCAGCCACCTCAACGGGGAGGCGGTGAACCCGTGCGCCATCCCGGTCGGCGAGCTCCGGCCCACCGACGAGGTGACCACCATCGAGGGTCTGGCGGGCGAGGAGCTGCACCCGATGCAGCAGGCCTGGCTGGACCACGACGTCGCCCAGTGCGGTTACTGCCAGCCGGGTCAGATCATGGCCGCCGTGGTGCTGGCGCGCCGCGCCGCCGCCGAAGGCCGCGTCCTCACCGACGCGGACCTCGACGGGCTGCGGAACATCTGCCGCTGCGGCACGTACCCGCGCATCCGCGACGCGATCAGAGCGGGCGCCGCGCGGATGTGA
- a CDS encoding molybdopterin cofactor-binding domain-containing protein, producing the protein MGADFGRRRFLGYVLAAPTLVTAAGLTPEAEAQVPSPELTRLVDLNDVLTAAALPTAGLISVEVNTDGTVSFALPRAEVGQGITTSSAMLIAEELGVAVDRVRVSLADARPELLFNQLTGGSNTTIATYTPIRVAAALARSRLLAAASASLGAPVAELSLRDGVITGRAGHRVEIGALAGKAASTRTEQVAVELGSRESFTVIGKPHNRIDALDAVTGRKKFAMDLAVPGAKPTMVCRPPTINGKVGSVANTAEVLALPGITDVVVISTGVAVRAETFGQCIDGVRALRVNWKPGTAEGKSDQSVLGQLAAAELPLGPRPPTPVVEAKFTFQFRGNSALEPNCAIADVRADRAEIFSALKSPIVAKQTIAAKLGLPPHKVTVHVTEGGGSFGRKLFFDAALEAAEVSQRIGKPVKLMWHRADDSRQGRTHPMATSRVRAAYLGGVVLGYEQRHTSVSTDFGHGLGELFTAMAARLPVGDIGFSETFFQLSQEMSYNFGVSGRLLSETAKGFNTGSMRNVYSPDVTCARELVVDQLAARMKKDPYQFRREFLRDDRHRAVLDKAAEAGGWGRSMPSGFAQGIAFHAEYKSASAVLVELDCRPETVNRPIRDGVGGPRVTKMVVAVDVGLAVNPRGLEAQLMGGAMDGIALALTASLHLRDGYFLEASWDNYFYTRQWNTPTDFRVIVLPSTSDDPGGAGELGVAPAMAAVACAYGRATGTMPTTFPINHGTLSFEPKPTIPPIPESPVDGRTHA; encoded by the coding sequence ATGGGCGCGGACTTCGGGCGGCGGCGGTTCCTGGGCTACGTGCTGGCGGCACCGACCCTGGTCACCGCCGCCGGTCTCACCCCGGAGGCGGAAGCCCAGGTGCCGTCGCCGGAACTGACCCGGCTGGTCGACCTCAACGACGTGCTGACCGCCGCGGCCCTGCCCACCGCCGGGCTGATCTCGGTGGAGGTCAACACCGACGGCACGGTGTCGTTCGCCCTGCCCAGGGCGGAGGTCGGCCAGGGCATCACCACCTCGTCGGCCATGCTGATCGCCGAGGAGCTGGGCGTAGCCGTGGACCGCGTGCGCGTCTCGCTCGCCGACGCCCGCCCGGAACTGCTGTTCAACCAGCTCACCGGCGGGTCGAACACCACCATCGCGACCTACACCCCGATCCGGGTCGCCGCCGCGCTCGCCCGGTCCCGCCTGCTGGCGGCGGCCTCGGCGTCACTAGGCGCGCCGGTGGCCGAGCTGTCGCTGCGGGACGGGGTGATCACCGGCCGGGCGGGGCACCGCGTGGAAATCGGTGCGCTCGCGGGGAAAGCCGCGAGCACGCGGACCGAGCAGGTGGCGGTGGAACTCGGCTCGCGGGAGAGCTTCACCGTCATCGGCAAGCCGCACAACCGGATCGACGCGCTGGACGCGGTGACCGGGCGCAAGAAGTTCGCGATGGACCTCGCCGTGCCGGGCGCGAAGCCGACCATGGTGTGCCGCCCGCCGACCATCAACGGCAAGGTCGGCTCGGTGGCCAACACCGCCGAGGTGCTGGCCCTGCCGGGGATCACCGACGTGGTGGTGATCTCCACCGGGGTGGCGGTGCGCGCGGAAACCTTCGGCCAGTGCATCGACGGTGTGCGCGCGCTGCGGGTGAACTGGAAACCCGGTACGGCCGAAGGGAAATCCGACCAGTCGGTGCTCGGGCAGCTGGCCGCCGCCGAACTGCCGCTCGGGCCGAGGCCGCCGACCCCGGTGGTGGAGGCCAAGTTCACCTTCCAGTTCCGCGGGAACAGCGCGCTGGAACCGAACTGCGCGATCGCCGACGTGCGGGCCGACCGCGCCGAGATCTTCTCCGCGCTGAAGTCGCCGATCGTGGCCAAGCAGACGATCGCGGCGAAGCTCGGGCTGCCCCCGCACAAGGTCACCGTGCACGTCACCGAGGGCGGCGGTTCCTTCGGGCGCAAGCTGTTCTTCGACGCCGCGCTGGAAGCCGCCGAGGTGTCGCAGCGGATCGGCAAGCCGGTCAAGCTGATGTGGCACCGCGCCGACGACTCCCGGCAGGGCCGCACCCACCCGATGGCCACCTCGCGGGTGCGGGCCGCCTATCTCGGCGGGGTGGTGCTCGGTTACGAACAGCGGCACACCAGCGTGTCCACCGATTTCGGGCACGGGCTCGGCGAGCTGTTCACCGCGATGGCCGCCCGGCTGCCGGTCGGTGACATCGGCTTCTCCGAGACGTTCTTCCAGCTCAGCCAGGAGATGTCGTACAACTTCGGGGTGAGCGGCCGGTTGCTGAGCGAGACCGCCAAGGGCTTCAACACCGGCAGCATGCGCAACGTCTACTCCCCCGACGTGACCTGTGCGCGGGAGCTCGTGGTCGACCAGCTGGCCGCTCGGATGAAGAAGGACCCCTACCAGTTCCGGCGCGAGTTCCTGCGCGACGACCGGCACCGCGCGGTGCTGGACAAGGCCGCCGAAGCCGGTGGCTGGGGCCGGTCGATGCCGTCCGGTTTCGCGCAGGGCATCGCCTTCCACGCGGAGTACAAATCGGCCAGTGCGGTGCTGGTGGAGCTCGATTGCCGCCCGGAAACGGTCAACCGGCCCATTCGCGACGGGGTCGGCGGGCCGCGGGTGACCAAGATGGTGGTCGCCGTGGACGTCGGCCTGGCGGTGAACCCGCGCGGGCTGGAGGCGCAGCTGATGGGCGGGGCGATGGACGGCATCGCGCTGGCGCTGACCGCGAGCCTGCACCTGCGCGACGGTTACTTCCTGGAAGCCAGCTGGGACAACTACTTCTACACCCGCCAGTGGAACACGCCCACCGACTTCCGGGTCATCGTCCTGCCGAGCACCTCCGACGATCCCGGCGGCGCGGGCGAACTCGGTGTCGCTCCGGCGATGGCGGCGGTCGCCTGCGCCTACGGCCGCGCCACCGGCACGATGCCGACCACGTTCCCGATCAACCACGGCACGCTCTCGTTCGAGCCGAAGCCGACCATCCCGCCCATCCCCGAGTCCCCTGTGGACGGGAGGACCCATGCCTGA
- a CDS encoding lipase family protein: MKINQLKIAAVGAVAVAGLTAACGTAQQAPASEPGRGTVVSVTPVADLAPAEVTARLRAAGIDAAQVRFGVSAQRVVYRTIGTNGEPTTASQLVAFPRNERSDLSVVSWLHGTTVYRGDVASVKEESTDRAAALLFASTGQAVSAPDYLGLGEGPGTHPYGHPEATVSAALDALRAARDVASGQGRTFDERVRVSGFSQGGPATMMFGRALRDGADPAFSLGGLAPIAGPFHLSRFEAAAAEDKIDKAALYLAYFATAWDRMYGLYDSPSQAFRAPYDAQVETLFDGEHQTGEIATALPPVAKDLFTEQFLAEVRNPAGVLRDRLRPLDTTCDWKPEVPVHLFHAAGDRDVDFANSEHCRGQLLAHGAEPRLTDVGAVDHNGSVRVALPQVAREFTPA; encoded by the coding sequence GTGAAAATCAACCAGCTCAAAATCGCCGCGGTGGGCGCCGTTGCCGTCGCCGGTCTCACCGCGGCCTGCGGTACCGCCCAGCAAGCGCCCGCGAGTGAACCGGGCCGCGGCACCGTGGTCTCGGTGACGCCCGTGGCCGATCTCGCCCCCGCCGAGGTCACCGCCCGGTTGCGGGCGGCCGGGATCGACGCGGCCCAGGTCCGCTTCGGGGTGAGCGCGCAGCGCGTGGTCTACCGGACTATCGGCACGAACGGCGAACCGACCACGGCCAGCCAGCTGGTCGCCTTTCCCCGGAACGAGCGGAGCGACCTGAGCGTGGTGTCCTGGCTGCACGGCACCACCGTCTACCGGGGAGACGTCGCGTCGGTGAAGGAGGAGTCCACCGACCGGGCGGCGGCGCTGTTGTTCGCCTCCACCGGGCAGGCCGTGTCCGCCCCCGACTACCTCGGGCTCGGCGAAGGGCCGGGCACGCATCCCTACGGGCATCCCGAAGCCACCGTTTCCGCCGCGCTGGACGCGTTGCGGGCGGCCAGGGACGTCGCGAGCGGTCAGGGGAGGACCTTCGACGAACGCGTGCGGGTCAGCGGTTTCTCCCAGGGCGGCCCGGCCACCATGATGTTCGGCCGGGCGCTGCGGGACGGCGCCGATCCCGCGTTCTCGCTGGGCGGGCTCGCGCCGATCGCCGGGCCGTTCCACCTGAGCCGGTTCGAAGCGGCGGCGGCCGAGGACAAGATCGACAAGGCGGCGCTCTACCTGGCGTACTTCGCCACCGCGTGGGACCGGATGTACGGCCTCTACGACTCGCCGTCCCAGGCGTTCCGCGCGCCGTACGACGCTCAGGTGGAGACGTTGTTCGACGGTGAGCACCAGACCGGGGAGATCGCGACGGCGCTGCCACCGGTGGCGAAGGACCTGTTCACCGAGCAGTTCCTGGCCGAGGTGCGCAACCCGGCCGGGGTGCTGCGGGACCGGTTGCGGCCATTGGACACCACCTGCGACTGGAAGCCGGAGGTACCCGTGCACCTCTTCCACGCCGCCGGTGACCGGGACGTCGACTTCGCCAACTCCGAGCACTGCCGCGGGCAACTCCTCGCCCACGGTGCCGAGCCGCGGCTGACCGACGTCGGAGCGGTCGATCACAACGGCAGTGTGCGGGTGGCCCTGCCCCAGGTGGCACGGGAGTTCACCCCGGCGTGA
- a CDS encoding helix-turn-helix domain-containing protein, translating to MEALVARLSHLDPDAEGVLRVVMFYDTLMRRRVDLPALARASAGLAGCVAAIRLHGTGRTIRVSPDGGAVTGEPLPVSTTMPVTLDDEEIGSVWLERAGEPGTLDEALLDRLAIAVATVVERYSPARTTMADPALVELVVSAATDDAARNRALRLLGFGADVPIRVVAVRSSLPLDQLGGLVCPARPVKAAPLADVGIILAASVDPARFPDGVCAGIGAAGSPDRSWQEARTALRFTTARRPVVHFAELGALALLAQVPAETVRDNADVTAVGALAPDDLSTLDAYCTTGSLRRAADLLHLHHSSVSRRLEQIGKVLGIELTEPAGLVRAQVALTAWRLCAEAGH from the coding sequence ATGGAGGCTTTGGTCGCGCGGTTGTCGCACCTGGACCCGGACGCGGAGGGCGTGCTCCGGGTGGTGATGTTCTACGACACGCTGATGCGGCGCCGGGTCGACCTGCCCGCGCTCGCCCGTGCCTCGGCGGGGCTGGCCGGGTGCGTGGCGGCCATCCGGCTCCACGGCACCGGCCGCACGATCCGCGTGTCACCCGACGGCGGGGCGGTGACCGGTGAGCCGCTGCCCGTGTCCACCACGATGCCGGTCACCCTCGACGACGAGGAGATCGGCTCGGTGTGGCTGGAGCGCGCCGGTGAGCCCGGCACGCTCGACGAGGCGCTGCTGGACCGGCTCGCCATCGCGGTGGCGACGGTGGTCGAGCGGTACAGCCCGGCGCGCACCACCATGGCCGACCCGGCGCTGGTCGAGCTGGTGGTCAGCGCCGCCACCGACGACGCGGCCAGGAACCGGGCGCTGCGGTTGCTGGGTTTCGGGGCCGACGTGCCGATCCGGGTGGTGGCCGTGCGGTCGTCGCTGCCGCTGGACCAGCTCGGCGGCCTGGTCTGCCCGGCCCGTCCGGTGAAGGCGGCGCCGCTGGCCGACGTCGGCATCATCCTGGCCGCTTCGGTGGATCCGGCACGCTTCCCGGACGGGGTGTGCGCGGGCATCGGGGCGGCCGGGAGCCCGGACCGCTCCTGGCAGGAGGCGCGGACGGCGTTGCGGTTCACCACCGCGCGCCGGCCGGTGGTCCACTTCGCCGAGCTGGGGGCACTGGCGTTGCTGGCGCAGGTACCCGCGGAAACCGTGCGGGACAACGCGGACGTGACGGCGGTCGGCGCGCTGGCCCCGGATGATTTGTCTACTTTGGACGCCTACTGCACCACGGGCTCCCTGCGGCGGGCGGCGGATCTGCTGCACCTGCACCACAGCAGCGTGAGCAGGCGGCTGGAGCAGATCGGGAAGGTGCTGGGCATCGAACTGACCGAACCCGCGGGCCTGGTCCGGGCCCAGGTGGCCCTGACCGCCTGGCGATTGTGCGCAGAGGCGGGCCACTAG
- a CDS encoding oxygenase MpaB family protein, with protein sequence MDKFSRRNVLKAGGALGALGALGVVSPAQAQSAWTWAPSGSVAGTGAGADPRWVWDPEADELVASLLDRGDVPMVNQLLRTWTRNGQPLPAGLPADLRAFMEKARQLPAWADHGKLATAYEFNEKRGLYLGVLYGLASGMMSTVIPKEARAVYYSQGGADMKDRISKTAKLGYDIGTRNAYSPDGEMIVTCVKTRLVHAAVRHLLPQSAHWPGVADEEIPISQRDMMVTWHSLPTTVMQKLAAWKVPIPAGESTAFLHSWQLGAHMLGIKDEYIPATWDEANSQAKEVLDPVLAPTPEGVKLADILLNLGSSVDGGILSKPILGAFTRFMLGDEIAGWLKIGHEPLWDSLLDVAWEPFIKVREGLLPLPLAPKAYWLFDEFLRKAALLFLSEAKPISIEIPDTNRPE encoded by the coding sequence ATGGACAAATTCAGCAGGCGCAACGTGTTGAAGGCCGGCGGGGCCCTGGGTGCGCTCGGCGCGCTCGGTGTGGTCTCCCCGGCGCAGGCCCAGTCGGCGTGGACCTGGGCGCCCTCCGGCTCGGTGGCAGGCACCGGCGCGGGTGCCGATCCGCGGTGGGTGTGGGACCCGGAGGCCGACGAACTGGTCGCCTCCCTGCTCGACCGCGGTGACGTGCCCATGGTCAACCAGCTGCTGCGGACGTGGACCCGCAACGGCCAGCCGCTGCCCGCCGGGCTGCCCGCCGACCTGCGGGCGTTCATGGAGAAGGCCCGCCAGCTCCCGGCCTGGGCCGACCACGGCAAGCTGGCCACCGCGTACGAGTTCAACGAGAAGCGCGGCCTCTACCTGGGCGTGCTGTACGGCCTGGCCAGCGGCATGATGAGCACGGTCATCCCGAAGGAAGCCCGCGCGGTCTACTACTCGCAGGGCGGCGCGGACATGAAGGACCGCATCTCCAAGACCGCCAAGCTCGGTTACGACATCGGCACCCGCAACGCCTACTCCCCCGACGGCGAAATGATCGTCACCTGCGTCAAGACGCGGCTGGTGCACGCCGCGGTGCGCCACCTGCTGCCGCAGTCCGCGCACTGGCCCGGCGTGGCCGACGAGGAGATCCCGATCAGCCAGCGGGACATGATGGTCACCTGGCACAGCCTGCCGACCACGGTGATGCAGAAGCTGGCCGCGTGGAAGGTGCCGATCCCGGCCGGCGAATCCACCGCCTTCCTGCACTCGTGGCAGCTGGGCGCGCACATGCTCGGCATCAAGGACGAGTACATCCCGGCGACCTGGGACGAGGCGAACTCGCAGGCGAAGGAAGTGCTGGACCCGGTGCTGGCCCCGACGCCGGAGGGCGTCAAGCTCGCCGACATCCTGCTCAACCTGGGTTCCTCGGTCGACGGCGGCATCCTCAGCAAGCCCATTCTCGGCGCGTTCACCCGGTTCATGCTCGGCGACGAGATCGCCGGCTGGCTGAAGATCGGCCACGAACCGCTCTGGGACTCGCTGCTCGACGTGGCCTGGGAACCGTTCATCAAGGTGCGCGAAGGCCTGCTCCCGCTGCCGCTGGCTCCCAAGGCGTACTGGCTGTTCGACGAATTCCTGCGCAAGGCCGCCCTGCTGTTCCTGTCCGAGGCCAAACCGATCAGCATCGAGATCCCCGACACCAACCGTCCTGAGTAG
- a CDS encoding oxygenase MpaB family protein, producing MAELSRRRMLVSGGALGALGALGAAAPAHARSLLDWTWSPSGSVAGAGAGADPRWVWDAEADPLVASLLDGGAVPEVNKLLWNWTRNDQPLPAGLPADLRAFMEKARQLPSWADRGKLETAAEFNKSRGLYLNLLNGVGGGMLSTAIPKEARSVYYSKGGADMEDRVAKTSILGFAVGALDAYRPEGSCIVEAVKTRLVHAAVRHLLQQSPQWTGDIPISQEDMLVTWHTLPTFAMRRMRDWKVPITPAQSTAYLHVWQVTAHLLGIRDEYIPATWAAAEAQSDQVLPPNMGPTPEGVELTDVLLGQLAEQTSPGSISRPLCNALARYLVGDQVADWDGIGREPVWGPLVTAAWPALVKFREGLVPLPLVPEAAWVLDEAARQYILFYLTKGKETKIEIPTTNRPE from the coding sequence ATGGCGGAACTCAGCAGGCGCCGGATGCTGGTCTCGGGCGGGGCGCTGGGCGCGCTCGGCGCACTCGGCGCGGCCGCCCCGGCACACGCGCGTTCGCTGCTGGACTGGACCTGGTCACCGAGCGGTTCGGTGGCCGGGGCCGGTGCGGGCGCCGACCCGCGGTGGGTGTGGGACGCCGAGGCCGATCCACTGGTCGCGTCCCTGCTCGACGGCGGCGCGGTGCCCGAGGTCAACAAGCTGCTGTGGAACTGGACCCGCAACGACCAGCCGCTGCCCGCCGGGCTGCCCGCCGACCTGCGGGCGTTCATGGAGAAGGCCCGCCAGCTGCCGTCGTGGGCGGACAGGGGGAAGCTGGAGACCGCGGCCGAGTTCAACAAGTCCAGGGGCCTGTACCTCAACCTGCTCAACGGGGTCGGCGGCGGCATGCTGAGCACCGCCATTCCCAAGGAGGCCCGGTCGGTCTACTACTCCAAGGGCGGCGCGGACATGGAGGACCGCGTGGCCAAGACCAGCATCCTCGGCTTCGCGGTCGGCGCGCTGGACGCCTACCGGCCGGAGGGGTCGTGCATCGTCGAGGCGGTGAAGACGCGGCTGGTGCACGCGGCGGTGCGCCACCTGCTGCAGCAGTCTCCACAGTGGACCGGCGACATCCCGATCAGCCAGGAGGACATGCTGGTCACCTGGCACACGCTGCCCACGTTCGCGATGCGCCGGATGCGGGACTGGAAGGTGCCGATCACCCCGGCGCAGTCGACCGCCTACCTGCACGTGTGGCAGGTGACCGCGCACCTGCTCGGCATCCGCGACGAGTACATCCCGGCCACCTGGGCGGCCGCGGAAGCCCAGTCGGACCAGGTGCTGCCGCCGAACATGGGCCCGACCCCCGAGGGCGTCGAGCTGACCGACGTGCTGCTGGGCCAGCTCGCCGAGCAGACCAGCCCCGGCAGCATCAGCAGGCCGCTGTGCAACGCGCTGGCGCGCTACCTGGTGGGCGACCAGGTGGCCGACTGGGACGGCATCGGCCGCGAACCGGTGTGGGGCCCGCTGGTCACCGCGGCCTGGCCGGCGCTGGTGAAGTTCCGCGAGGGCCTGGTCCCGCTGCCGCTGGTGCCCGAGGCCGCGTGGGTGCTCGACGAGGCCGCGCGGCAGTACATCCTGTTCTACCTCACCAAGGGCAAGGAGACGAAGATCGAGATCCCGACCACCAACCGGCCGGAGTGA
- a CDS encoding DUF1800 family protein, with protein MAVLDERAAARRLAERFGFGPRPGQPVPGLDELLAPGGPRQAPQLSGDNKDKKDKKARADQERELAIWWLDRMVADDAERLTWFWHGHFATSEQKVRDPALMLAQNETFHRLGRGGFTELARALVVDAAMLKWLDGNDNEVGSPNENLAREFLELFALGVGHYTEQDVRESARALTGWTLKSGEAKLNPKRQDREPKQIFGQTGDFTAESFVDLVLARPESAAFVTGRLWFRLVSPTPPPPDAHQRIIAAYGPGRDIHAALRAIAAEPAFRDETATIVKQPVEWLVGLLRATGLKASDLDAKKLLNGLRGMGQLPFRPPSVGGWPAGGAWLTTSAGVARLNLARLVAQKAEALDRIPETLGVDTWSDRTKGALDRVARDPRTQLAVAACAPEYVVSG; from the coding sequence ATGGCTGTTCTCGACGAACGGGCCGCCGCCCGGCGGCTGGCGGAGCGGTTCGGCTTCGGGCCCCGGCCGGGGCAGCCGGTCCCGGGGCTGGACGAGCTGCTCGCGCCCGGTGGGCCCCGCCAGGCGCCGCAGTTGTCCGGCGACAACAAAGACAAGAAAGACAAGAAAGCCCGAGCGGATCAGGAACGCGAGCTGGCGATCTGGTGGCTGGACCGCATGGTCGCCGACGACGCCGAGCGCCTCACCTGGTTCTGGCACGGGCACTTCGCCACCAGCGAGCAGAAGGTCCGCGACCCCGCACTGATGCTGGCCCAGAACGAGACCTTCCACCGCCTCGGCCGCGGCGGGTTCACCGAGCTGGCCAGGGCGCTGGTGGTGGACGCCGCGATGCTCAAGTGGCTGGACGGCAACGACAACGAGGTCGGCTCACCGAACGAGAACCTGGCCCGCGAGTTCCTCGAACTCTTCGCGCTGGGCGTCGGCCACTACACCGAGCAGGACGTGCGCGAGTCCGCCCGCGCGCTCACCGGGTGGACGCTGAAGTCCGGCGAGGCCAAGCTCAACCCCAAACGGCAGGACCGCGAACCCAAGCAGATCTTCGGCCAGACCGGCGACTTCACCGCGGAGTCCTTTGTGGACCTCGTGCTCGCGAGGCCGGAGTCCGCCGCGTTCGTCACCGGTCGCTTGTGGTTCCGTCTGGTCTCGCCGACGCCACCACCACCCGACGCGCATCAGCGCATCATCGCCGCTTACGGCCCAGGCCGGGACATTCACGCCGCCCTACGGGCGATCGCCGCCGAACCGGCGTTCCGCGACGAGACAGCGACGATCGTCAAGCAACCGGTCGAGTGGCTCGTCGGACTGCTCCGCGCGACCGGCCTCAAAGCGAGCGATCTCGACGCGAAGAAGCTGCTCAACGGCCTGCGCGGGATGGGCCAGCTGCCGTTCCGCCCGCCGAGCGTCGGCGGCTGGCCCGCCGGTGGGGCGTGGCTGACCACGTCCGCGGGCGTGGCGCGGCTGAACCTCGCGCGTCTCGTCGCCCAGAAGGCGGAAGCGCTGGACCGGATACCGGAAACGCTCGGCGTGGACACCTGGTCGGACCGCACCAAGGGCGCGCTCGACCGCGTCGCCCGGGACCCGCGCACCCAGCTCGCGGTGGCCGCCTGCGCCCCCGAGTACGTGGTGAGCGGATGA
- a CDS encoding TetR/AcrR family transcriptional regulator has product MEPALSVLMAAGAESLLERAYTDAVERVDDLDEARARVLDAAYEQFCRLGIQRSTMEDVARRAGVSRITVYRRFATKDALVEQVVRREFRRYFDQFLVDIEQAETAADRVVLGFVSSLRAIRGNPLIGGLMQAEPDLLVPSMISDGGRTLATVRQFVAGQLRREQRAGTVRADLDADVVAELMVRVSASFLAIPSHVIDLDDDGQLAEVARKFLVPMLDVTG; this is encoded by the coding sequence TTGGAACCTGCGCTGTCCGTCCTCATGGCCGCGGGTGCGGAGTCGCTGCTGGAACGCGCGTACACCGACGCCGTGGAGCGGGTGGACGACCTGGACGAGGCCCGCGCGCGGGTGCTCGACGCCGCCTACGAGCAGTTCTGCCGCCTGGGCATCCAGCGGTCGACGATGGAGGACGTGGCCCGGCGGGCCGGGGTCTCGCGGATCACCGTGTACCGGCGGTTCGCCACCAAGGACGCGCTGGTGGAGCAGGTGGTGCGGCGCGAGTTCCGGCGCTACTTCGACCAGTTCCTCGTCGACATCGAGCAGGCCGAGACCGCGGCCGACCGGGTGGTGCTGGGTTTTGTCAGTTCCCTGCGGGCGATTCGCGGCAACCCGCTGATCGGCGGCCTGATGCAGGCGGAGCCCGACCTGCTGGTCCCGTCGATGATCAGCGACGGCGGCCGGACGCTGGCCACCGTGCGGCAGTTCGTGGCGGGCCAGCTCCGGCGCGAACAGCGCGCGGGCACCGTCCGGGCCGACCTGGACGCCGACGTGGTGGCCGAGCTGATGGTCCGGGTGTCGGCCTCCTTCCTGGCCATCCCGAGCCACGTCATCGACCTGGACGACGACGGGCAGCTGGCCGAGGTGGCCAGGAAGTTCCTGGTCCCGATGCTGGACGTGACGGGCTGA